The proteins below come from a single Chryseobacterium sp. MA9 genomic window:
- a CDS encoding glycosyltransferase family 2 protein has protein sequence MNISGLIITYNEEKNIQDILESFDFCDEIVVIDSFSTDKTVEIAKKFPNVKVIQNKFEDFTKQRNLALDSAKNDWVLFLDGDERLTPVLKQEIIDELNKPGQKDAYYFYRKFFFAHKPIHFSGTQSDKNFRLFRKSKARYMAEKKVHETLEVNGTIGIFKNKLLHYSVSDYESYRKKMVHYGVLKGKELAAKGKKYSVLMQYLKTAFKFFKAYIMRLGVLDGKEGYQLSYLQSLSVFETYESLKKEQN, from the coding sequence ATGAATATAAGTGGTTTAATCATAACATATAATGAAGAAAAAAATATACAGGATATCCTTGAGTCTTTTGATTTCTGTGATGAAATAGTAGTGATAGACTCATTTAGCACGGATAAAACTGTAGAAATTGCAAAGAAATTCCCTAATGTAAAAGTGATTCAAAATAAATTTGAAGACTTTACAAAACAAAGAAATTTGGCTCTGGATTCAGCAAAAAACGACTGGGTTCTATTTTTGGATGGTGATGAAAGACTTACACCAGTCCTAAAGCAGGAAATTATAGATGAGCTGAATAAACCCGGGCAAAAAGATGCCTATTATTTTTACAGGAAATTCTTTTTTGCTCATAAACCGATCCATTTTTCAGGAACACAGTCTGATAAAAATTTCAGGCTTTTCAGAAAATCGAAGGCCAGATATATGGCAGAAAAAAAGGTACACGAAACTCTGGAAGTCAACGGAACTATTGGGATTTTTAAAAATAAATTACTACATTACTCCGTTTCAGATTATGAATCTTATAGAAAAAAAATGGTTCATTACGGAGTTTTAAAGGGAAAAGAACTGGCAGCAAAAGGGAAAAAGTACAGTGTTTTAATGCAATATCTTAAAACAGCTTTTAAATTCTTTAAAGCCTATATAATGAGACTTGGTGTTTTAGACGGAAAAGAAGGGTATCAGTTATCTTACCTACAATCTTTAAGCGTTTTTGAGACCTATGAATCATTAAAAAAAGAGCAAAATTAG
- a CDS encoding glycosyltransferase family 4 protein, which yields MGLFKKIKKHFERKEKLKYLQSKDIVNINLYDDSKKTILFASRDFPAHDKESGANRLKELILIYKELGYNCILFAPHIFEDDSYVKFYQQHNVIVYIENNKYRNIYDFLSSFKKVDYVWFNGPLALNLFYKKMKAVLPSARFIYDMVDIHFLRFKRAIELEPTRISLKKNYKHFFRLETVVAPQLDYIIAISDKEKEIMSQYADKNKIITISNIHYPKIDISDRKNFSASKGITFIGSIHEPNIDAVKFLYEKIMPIVWKTNPELEVSIIGNVSEKLDLKLYPKFKFLGFVESIEEHFMNSKIMVAPLRFGAGVKGKIGQAFEYFFPVVTTDIGAEGMKLTDKKNVLIANDENSFAEAIIQLNNNEELWNTLSQNSVDSLRAFSPEEVKEKLKTL from the coding sequence ATGGGACTCTTTAAAAAAATAAAAAAACACTTCGAAAGAAAAGAAAAGCTCAAATATCTTCAGTCTAAGGATATAGTCAATATCAATCTGTATGACGATTCCAAAAAAACAATCCTGTTTGCTTCAAGAGATTTCCCTGCCCATGATAAAGAATCCGGGGCCAACAGACTGAAAGAACTTATATTAATCTACAAAGAATTAGGATACAACTGCATCTTATTTGCTCCTCATATTTTTGAAGATGATTCTTATGTGAAGTTTTACCAACAGCACAATGTTATCGTTTACATAGAGAACAATAAGTACAGGAATATCTATGATTTCCTGTCTTCTTTTAAAAAGGTAGATTACGTTTGGTTCAATGGTCCTCTTGCCCTGAATCTGTTTTACAAAAAGATGAAGGCTGTTTTACCTTCTGCCCGATTCATTTATGATATGGTAGATATTCATTTTTTAAGGTTTAAAAGAGCAATTGAACTGGAACCTACCCGTATTTCTCTAAAGAAAAATTATAAACATTTCTTCCGTTTAGAAACGGTTGTTGCACCACAACTGGACTACATTATTGCCATCTCTGATAAAGAGAAAGAGATCATGAGCCAGTATGCAGATAAAAATAAGATCATTACGATATCGAACATCCACTACCCTAAAATTGACATTTCAGATAGAAAGAACTTCAGTGCAAGTAAAGGAATTACTTTCATTGGATCTATTCACGAACCGAATATTGATGCCGTAAAGTTCCTGTATGAAAAAATAATGCCCATTGTCTGGAAAACCAATCCTGAACTGGAAGTAAGCATCATTGGGAATGTTTCTGAAAAACTGGATCTTAAACTATATCCTAAGTTTAAATTTTTAGGGTTTGTAGAAAGTATTGAAGAGCATTTCATGAATTCTAAAATTATGGTGGCTCCTTTACGGTTTGGTGCTGGGGTAAAAGGGAAAATAGGGCAAGCCTTTGAATACTTTTTCCCCGTAGTTACCACAGATATTGGAGCTGAAGGAATGAAGCTTACCGATAAAAAAAATGTATTGATTGCCAATGATGAAAACAGTTTTGCAGAAGCAATCATTCAGCTGAATAATAATGAAGAACTTTGGAATACATTAAGCCAGAATTCTGTTGACAGTCTGAGAGCATTTTCACCTGAAGAAGTAAAAGAAAAACTTAAAACATTATAA
- a CDS encoding glycosyltransferase, with protein sequence MSLSVNYHGFFEGNFGIAEATRLNAMAMESTGIKVNRISYSSDTLEKSKSDAQPDALINIFHINSNVTHEFFSKNQDINLAGHYNIVYWAWEFPEVSDKTVEFLNIFDELWVPSDFCVNIFTKYTGIPVIRFSHPIQKLAPSDAFNFEEYNIKPGSNVYITIFDSLSTTIRKNPEATIDAFINVFKNDSESVLIVKTHNLERSKDAQKVVEKYSGIPNIIIINEHFSKEKLHSLIQKSDVLISLHGSEGFGLTMAEAMSYGKIVVGTGYSGNLDFMNVNNSFLIQYNFIKTSNTKGLIAEGLTLARPDLQDATEKLQYIKNNFKSLASIKQNAEAQIRDHFSIETIGNLLTLRLSFIEKMGKKENVQGNSVDNVFYLAEIDRLTGRVNYLEKTLYNKIRKKVNIFLKKKIKGKK encoded by the coding sequence ATGTCATTAAGCGTAAACTATCACGGTTTTTTTGAGGGAAATTTTGGGATTGCAGAGGCAACAAGACTTAATGCAATGGCTATGGAAAGCACAGGCATTAAAGTAAATCGTATCAGCTATTCAAGTGATACCCTTGAAAAATCTAAAAGTGACGCACAACCAGATGCATTAATTAACATTTTTCACATTAACAGTAATGTGACACATGAATTTTTTTCAAAAAATCAGGATATCAATCTTGCAGGTCATTACAACATTGTATATTGGGCCTGGGAATTTCCTGAAGTTTCAGATAAAACAGTTGAATTTTTGAATATTTTTGATGAATTATGGGTTCCAAGTGATTTTTGTGTCAATATTTTCACAAAATATACAGGGATTCCTGTGATAAGATTCTCCCATCCGATTCAGAAACTAGCCCCATCTGATGCGTTCAATTTTGAAGAATATAATATTAAACCCGGATCAAACGTATATATTACAATTTTCGATTCGTTAAGTACTACCATCAGAAAAAACCCTGAAGCTACTATTGATGCATTTATCAATGTCTTTAAAAATGATTCTGAAAGTGTTCTCATTGTAAAAACACATAATCTCGAAAGGAGTAAAGATGCACAAAAAGTAGTGGAAAAGTACTCAGGTATTCCCAATATTATCATTATTAACGAACATTTTTCAAAAGAAAAGCTACATTCATTGATTCAGAAATCTGATGTTCTTATTTCTTTACATGGTTCTGAAGGTTTCGGACTGACCATGGCAGAGGCTATGTCTTATGGAAAAATTGTTGTGGGAACAGGATATTCTGGAAATCTGGACTTTATGAATGTGAACAACAGCTTCCTTATTCAATATAATTTTATTAAAACCTCCAATACTAAAGGATTGATTGCTGAAGGGCTGACTTTAGCAAGGCCTGATTTGCAAGATGCTACCGAAAAGCTTCAGTATATAAAAAATAATTTCAAATCTTTAGCTTCTATTAAACAAAATGCAGAAGCTCAGATCAGAGATCATTTTTCTATTGAAACTATTGGAAATCTGCTTACATTAAGATTGTCTTTTATTGAAAAGATGGGTAAAAAAGAAAACGTTCAGGGAAATAGTGTAGACAATGTTTTTTATCTTGCCGAAATAGACAGACTAACCGGCAGGGTGAACTATCTGGAAAAAACATTATACAATAAAATTAGAAAAAAAGTAAATATCTTTTTGAAAAAAAAAATAAAAGGTAAAAAATAA
- a CDS encoding glycosyltransferase: MEDLGINVFGFINGEFGIAEATRLNCKAMQSAGIPLNLMNYDVRTNHDNNDQTFTRFSDKADHPINLVQVSASVSEMSNFFEYFDYSFFERKYNILYMAWESETIPEDYLLNINLFDEVWTPSEYCKKCIEKYIASPVKVIPHPIDINLKLTEDTDALNFYKEDFFNFLFIFDYNSSIQRKNVLNLIKVFRDTFDGKENNAFLTIKTSKSDKFSLEKQQIKDAIGDSVKIKIVEKIFDKNALNYVISNCDSYISLHRSEGFGLTMAEAMYFGKPVIATGYSGNLQFMNAENSFLVNAEKVSYGSDDLNYDSNTIWSEPSLEEASEYLEKIYHGGADVKEKSDNARETITRDFSLKGVGKLIRKRSEELISKDKIQQNRSTLIKLYADNLFLRKDLRIYRKSKPIQWIYGVKMYFRNRKQKK, encoded by the coding sequence ATGGAAGATTTAGGAATTAACGTTTTTGGATTTATTAATGGCGAATTTGGCATTGCGGAAGCAACAAGGCTTAATTGTAAAGCGATGCAGAGTGCAGGCATTCCTCTTAATTTGATGAATTATGATGTGAGAACCAATCATGATAATAATGATCAGACTTTTACCCGGTTTTCTGATAAAGCAGATCATCCTATCAATTTGGTTCAGGTTTCAGCATCTGTTTCGGAAATGTCAAACTTCTTTGAATATTTTGATTATTCTTTTTTCGAAAGAAAGTACAATATTCTGTATATGGCCTGGGAATCAGAAACTATTCCGGAAGATTATCTTTTGAATATTAATCTTTTTGATGAGGTCTGGACCCCTTCAGAGTACTGCAAAAAATGTATTGAAAAATATATTGCTTCTCCGGTAAAAGTCATTCCGCATCCAATTGATATTAATCTGAAGCTGACGGAAGATACTGATGCTTTGAATTTTTATAAAGAAGATTTTTTTAATTTTTTATTCATATTTGATTATAATAGCTCTATCCAAAGGAAAAATGTACTCAATCTGATTAAGGTTTTCAGAGATACTTTTGACGGGAAAGAGAATAATGCTTTTTTAACCATTAAAACGTCTAAATCCGATAAGTTTTCTTTAGAAAAACAACAAATAAAAGATGCGATCGGAGACTCTGTGAAAATTAAGATTGTAGAAAAGATTTTTGATAAAAATGCATTGAACTATGTGATCAGTAACTGTGACAGCTATATTTCCCTTCATAGGTCGGAAGGTTTCGGACTGACCATGGCAGAGGCTATGTATTTTGGAAAACCTGTTATTGCTACAGGATATTCCGGAAATCTGCAGTTTATGAACGCAGAAAACAGTTTTTTAGTGAATGCTGAAAAAGTATCTTACGGCTCAGATGATCTTAATTATGATTCCAATACAATCTGGTCTGAGCCTTCATTAGAAGAAGCCTCTGAATATCTGGAAAAAATATATCATGGCGGAGCGGATGTCAAAGAGAAGTCTGATAATGCACGTGAAACAATCACCAGAGATTTCTCACTTAAAGGAGTAGGAAAACTTATTAGAAAAAGATCTGAAGAACTGATTTCTAAAGATAAAATTCAGCAAAACAGATCAACATTAATCAAATTATATGCAGACAATTTATTCTTGAGAAAAGATCTTAGAATTTACAGAAAAAGCAAACCTATTCAGTGGATATATGGGGTCAAAATGTATTTCAGAAATAGAAAACAAAAGAAATGA
- a CDS encoding glycosyltransferase, whose protein sequence is MSLLSRISSKFITVSYGITVNDEAKELKKLLDVLLPLIDKNDEVIVLQDITNKNKEVTELLDNYSNIIKLQAKLEGDFATFKNKLIEKATCQYLFQIDADEYPTEHFIKTLKPYLKKEKSVEIFFVPRINIVEGITEEYVQQMGWNINNEGYINFPDYQARIIKNNKKIFWKNKVHEVLYGNKNFTEIPKKYELSLIHKKNFEKQQKQNSFYETLED, encoded by the coding sequence ATGAGCCTACTTTCACGAATTTCCAGCAAATTTATAACAGTTTCTTATGGTATTACTGTCAATGATGAAGCAAAAGAACTGAAAAAATTATTGGATGTCCTTCTTCCTTTGATTGACAAGAATGATGAGGTTATTGTTCTTCAGGATATTACCAATAAAAATAAAGAAGTGACAGAATTACTGGATAACTATAGTAATATTATAAAACTTCAAGCAAAACTGGAAGGAGACTTCGCTACTTTTAAAAACAAATTAATAGAAAAGGCAACGTGTCAATATTTGTTTCAGATTGATGCAGATGAATATCCTACTGAACATTTCATCAAAACATTGAAACCTTATCTTAAAAAAGAAAAAAGTGTTGAAATATTTTTCGTTCCCAGAATCAATATTGTAGAAGGAATTACAGAAGAATATGTACAGCAGATGGGCTGGAATATAAATAATGAAGGTTATATTAATTTTCCAGACTATCAGGCAAGGATTATTAAAAACAATAAAAAAATCTTCTGGAAAAATAAAGTACATGAAGTACTCTATGGAAATAAAAATTTTACAGAAATTCCAAAAAAATATGAATTATCATTAATTCATAAAAAGAATTTTGAAAAGCAGCAAAAGCAGAATAGTTTTTATGAAACTTTGGAAGATTAA
- the gltX gene encoding glutamate--tRNA ligase codes for MEKVRVRFAPSPTGPLHLGGVRTALYDYLFAKNQGGEFVLRIEDTDTARYVEGAEEYIEEALEWCGIIPDESPKKGGKFAPYRQSERRDIYDRYTEQILKTDYAYIAFDTAEELDAVRAEYEARGDVFSYDNKTRNGLRNSLALSEEEVKRLLDEKTPYVVRFKMPVDRVLNLEDIIRGKFSVNTNTLDDKVLVKNDGMPTYHFANIIDDHEMEISHVIRGEEWLPSLGLHTLLYEAMQWEAPQFAHLSLILKPEGKGKLSKRDGDKFGFPVFPLDFKDPATGVVSKGYRENGYLPDAFINMVALLGWSPADDKEILPLEEMIKEFDLHKVHKAGARFSKEKSEWFNHQYIQMKSDEELLQILKNTDIDFAGASDEKLLKVIHLMKERATFPKDIYENGKFFFESPVSYDEKASKKAWNDETSAILAELATAFGSTDFTAETLKHTMHDFAESKGLGMGKVMMPLRLALVGELKGPDVPDILETLGKEESTSRINNAINNFK; via the coding sequence ATGGAGAAAGTAAGAGTACGTTTTGCTCCAAGTCCTACAGGACCTTTACATTTGGGAGGCGTAAGAACCGCATTATATGATTATCTTTTTGCCAAAAACCAGGGAGGAGAATTTGTATTAAGAATTGAAGATACAGATACTGCGAGATATGTAGAAGGAGCTGAAGAATATATCGAAGAAGCTTTGGAGTGGTGCGGAATCATCCCTGATGAGAGTCCTAAGAAAGGAGGGAAATTCGCTCCTTACAGACAGTCTGAAAGAAGAGATATCTATGACCGATATACGGAGCAGATTTTAAAAACAGATTATGCTTACATTGCTTTTGATACTGCGGAAGAACTAGATGCAGTCCGTGCAGAGTATGAAGCAAGAGGTGATGTTTTCTCTTATGATAATAAAACAAGAAATGGTCTAAGAAATAGCCTTGCTCTTTCTGAAGAAGAAGTTAAAAGATTACTGGACGAAAAGACTCCGTATGTAGTAAGATTCAAAATGCCTGTTGACAGAGTATTAAATCTTGAGGATATCATTCGTGGAAAATTCTCTGTAAATACAAATACTTTAGATGATAAAGTTCTGGTAAAGAATGACGGAATGCCGACCTATCATTTTGCCAACATCATTGATGACCACGAGATGGAGATCTCTCACGTTATCCGTGGAGAAGAATGGCTGCCATCTTTAGGACTCCACACCTTATTATATGAAGCTATGCAGTGGGAAGCACCACAATTTGCACACCTTTCTTTAATTTTAAAACCTGAAGGAAAAGGAAAACTAAGTAAAAGAGACGGAGATAAATTCGGTTTTCCGGTATTTCCGCTTGATTTCAAAGATCCGGCAACGGGCGTAGTTTCCAAAGGATACAGAGAAAACGGTTATCTTCCTGATGCTTTTATCAATATGGTAGCATTATTAGGATGGTCTCCGGCAGATGATAAAGAAATTCTTCCTTTAGAGGAAATGATCAAGGAATTTGACCTTCACAAAGTACATAAAGCGGGGGCAAGATTCAGTAAAGAAAAATCAGAGTGGTTCAACCATCAGTATATTCAAATGAAATCTGACGAAGAACTTCTTCAGATATTGAAAAACACAGATATTGATTTTGCGGGTGCCTCTGATGAAAAACTGTTGAAGGTAATTCATCTGATGAAAGAAAGAGCAACTTTCCCGAAAGACATTTACGAAAACGGAAAGTTCTTCTTTGAATCTCCGGTTTCTTATGATGAAAAAGCTTCAAAAAAAGCATGGAATGATGAAACATCTGCAATTTTAGCAGAATTGGCGACAGCTTTTGGATCTACAGACTTTACTGCAGAGACACTGAAGCATACAATGCATGATTTCGCAGAAAGCAAAGGGCTGGGTATGGGTAAAGTAATGATGCCGTTACGTTTGGCTTTAGTAGGAGAATTGAAAGGGCCGGATGTTCCGGATATTCTGGAAACCCTTGGCAAAGAGGAAAGTACCTCCAGAATAAACAATGCTATAAATAATTTTAAATAG
- a CDS encoding acetyl-CoA carboxylase carboxyltransferase subunit alpha, protein MEYLSFELPIKELMDQYQTCSLVGEESGVDVKLACSQIEDKILEKKKEIYGNLTPWQRVQLSRHPDRPYTLDYINGMADKGSFLELHGDRNFADDPAMIGGLITLDGQKVMIIGTQKGRTTKERQYRRFGMPNPEGYRKALRLMKLAEKFNIPVVTLVDTPGAYPGLEAEERGQGEAIARNIFEMVQLKTPIFTYIIGEGASGGALGIGVGNKVYMLENTWYTVIAPESCSSILWRNWDHKEDAANALNLTPADALREKFIDGIIEEPLGGAQYDQETTYLNLKNSILQNIKAFSKFTGQELETQRQDKFIAMGQFKG, encoded by the coding sequence ATGGAATATTTAAGTTTCGAACTTCCTATCAAAGAATTGATGGATCAATACCAGACGTGTTCTTTAGTAGGAGAAGAAAGTGGTGTTGATGTAAAATTAGCATGCAGCCAGATTGAGGATAAGATTTTAGAAAAGAAAAAAGAAATCTATGGAAATCTTACACCTTGGCAAAGAGTACAACTGTCCCGTCACCCGGATCGTCCTTATACACTGGATTATATCAACGGAATGGCAGACAAAGGCAGTTTCTTAGAACTTCATGGAGACAGAAATTTCGCTGATGACCCGGCAATGATTGGAGGATTGATTACCCTTGATGGTCAAAAAGTAATGATCATAGGGACTCAAAAAGGAAGAACAACTAAAGAAAGACAGTACAGAAGATTTGGAATGCCAAATCCTGAGGGATACAGAAAAGCTTTAAGACTAATGAAGCTTGCTGAAAAATTCAATATTCCTGTAGTAACTTTAGTAGATACACCGGGAGCATATCCAGGATTGGAAGCTGAAGAAAGAGGACAGGGAGAAGCTATTGCAAGAAATATTTTTGAAATGGTTCAGCTGAAAACTCCTATCTTCACTTACATCATCGGAGAAGGTGCCAGTGGTGGTGCATTGGGAATAGGTGTTGGAAATAAAGTATATATGTTGGAAAATACATGGTATACTGTAATTGCACCGGAAAGCTGTTCTTCTATCTTATGGAGAAACTGGGATCACAAGGAAGATGCAGCCAATGCATTGAATCTTACTCCAGCAGATGCCTTAAGAGAAAAGTTCATCGATGGAATCATTGAGGAACCACTTGGTGGAGCTCAGTATGATCAGGAGACTACCTATTTAAACCTGAAAAATTCAATTTTACAAAATATCAAAGCTTTCTCCAAATTTACAGGACAGGAGCTTGAAACCCAGAGACAGGATAAATTCATTGCGATGGGTCAGTTTAAAGGATAA
- a CDS encoding DUF6759 domain-containing protein, which yields MKKILFLLFICIFSLGFSQKKKKTKSKAVVEKETVIIYTEQEAEISKEARVIAGFLKQNPGHAKTDYFKRKLIDIIMAGNSPEAKPTIRPISKEKIENIVKNNELNSGKTIGANKTYTANGKPVSNNTAAAIEALKEERRTTFASVGSAGSAKSAGTSTGASKAGPSEENKRTAAMLTHLFNNDINKNEAYINIKNRSTCNLIVKISGKKYYNLSVPAKGENFILVDKGEYVMTTMVCDAKYSALKKISQDIEIALNVAE from the coding sequence ATGAAAAAAATCTTATTCCTTCTATTTATATGCATTTTCTCATTGGGTTTTTCCCAAAAAAAGAAAAAAACAAAATCCAAAGCTGTTGTTGAAAAAGAAACTGTAATTATCTATACAGAGCAGGAAGCTGAGATTTCAAAAGAAGCCAGAGTAATTGCGGGCTTTTTGAAGCAGAATCCGGGACATGCTAAAACAGATTATTTTAAAAGAAAACTGATTGATATTATCATGGCAGGTAATTCTCCTGAAGCAAAACCTACGATTAGACCTATCAGTAAAGAAAAAATTGAAAACATTGTTAAGAATAATGAGTTAAACAGCGGTAAAACAATTGGTGCAAATAAAACCTATACAGCGAATGGCAAGCCTGTTTCTAATAATACTGCGGCCGCTATTGAAGCTCTAAAAGAAGAAAGAAGAACAACTTTTGCATCGGTAGGTTCTGCTGGCTCAGCAAAAAGTGCAGGTACTTCTACAGGAGCATCTAAAGCCGGACCAAGCGAAGAAAATAAAAGAACAGCGGCAATGCTTACCCATCTTTTTAATAATGATATCAACAAAAATGAAGCATATATCAATATTAAAAACAGATCTACATGCAATCTTATTGTTAAGATAAGCGGTAAAAAATATTATAACCTGAGTGTTCCTGCAAAAGGAGAGAACTTTATTCTGGTAGATAAAGGAGAGTATGTTATGACAACAATGGTATGTGATGCCAAATATTCTGCTCTGAAAAAGATTAGTCAGGATATTGAAATTGCCCTTAATGTTGCAGAATAG
- the tsf gene encoding translation elongation factor Ts — protein sequence MSYTPAAADVAKLRNQTGAGMMDCKKALVEAEGDFEKAVDILRKKGQKVAANRADRESAEGAVIARVNEDNTLGVVISLNCETDFVAKNEAFIELAYELAEMAIFAATKEELLATDFHGMTVAEKLVEQTGVIGEKIEIGSFERIQGDFLGAYIHAGNKIAAISSLSAKVEGADEAAKAVSMQVAAMNPIALDETRVSQETIDKELEIERHKLTEEGKPANIIDNILKGKMQRFYKDNTLVHQDFIKDGSISVADYVKSVNADLKVTGFVRVSL from the coding sequence ATGTCTTATACACCAGCTGCTGCAGACGTAGCAAAATTGAGAAACCAAACAGGTGCAGGTATGATGGACTGCAAGAAAGCTCTAGTTGAAGCTGAAGGAGACTTCGAAAAAGCGGTAGATATCCTTAGAAAAAAAGGACAAAAAGTTGCTGCTAACAGAGCTGACAGAGAATCTGCTGAAGGTGCAGTAATCGCAAGAGTAAACGAAGACAACACTTTAGGTGTAGTTATCTCTCTAAACTGCGAAACTGACTTCGTTGCTAAAAATGAAGCGTTCATCGAACTAGCTTACGAATTAGCTGAAATGGCAATTTTTGCTGCTACTAAAGAAGAGCTTTTAGCTACAGATTTCCACGGAATGACAGTTGCTGAAAAATTAGTTGAGCAAACAGGAGTTATCGGTGAAAAAATTGAAATCGGATCTTTCGAAAGAATTCAGGGAGATTTCTTAGGAGCTTATATCCACGCTGGAAACAAAATCGCTGCAATCTCTTCTCTTTCTGCTAAAGTAGAAGGAGCTGACGAAGCTGCTAAAGCTGTTTCTATGCAGGTTGCTGCTATGAACCCAATCGCTTTGGACGAAACCAGAGTTTCTCAGGAAACTATCGATAAAGAATTAGAAATCGAAAGACACAAACTTACTGAAGAAGGTAAGCCTGCAAACATTATCGACAATATCCTTAAAGGTAAAATGCAGAGATTTTACAAAGACAACACTTTGGTACACCAGGACTTCATTAAAGACGGAAGTATCTCAGTTGCTGACTACGTAAAATCTGTAAATGCAGATCTAAAAGTAACAGGATTTGTAAGAGTAAGCTTATAA